Proteins from a genomic interval of Flammeovirgaceae bacterium SG7u.111:
- a CDS encoding TetR/AcrR family transcriptional regulator, translating into MEESPKKKIRNKEHSKQLLIDAVGTIIIRDGFQKIGINAISKEAGVDKVLIYRYFGNLDGLLKAFAKQKDYWLNVEERLDIQKLEGTPQDLKNVATQLHIDFFRTIWENKEYQELLRWGLVDKNNLTEALALEHAEVAKKILSYFAKVSEKAGIDVYAIGAITISSINYLALHSKTNDTFGSIHLNTEEGKKRIEKGIIDLMELVFDKIESVNKEK; encoded by the coding sequence ATGGAAGAAAGTCCCAAAAAGAAAATCCGGAATAAAGAACACTCAAAGCAACTCTTGATAGATGCCGTTGGTACAATAATTATTCGCGATGGTTTTCAGAAAATTGGAATTAACGCTATTTCAAAAGAAGCCGGAGTAGATAAAGTGTTGATATATAGGTATTTTGGCAATCTTGATGGTTTGCTTAAAGCATTTGCCAAACAAAAAGATTATTGGCTAAACGTGGAAGAAAGGCTGGATATCCAAAAGCTAGAAGGCACGCCTCAAGACCTTAAAAATGTAGCTACCCAATTACATATCGATTTTTTCAGGACTATTTGGGAAAATAAAGAATACCAAGAGCTTCTTCGCTGGGGATTGGTAGATAAAAACAACTTAACAGAAGCACTTGCATTAGAGCATGCTGAGGTTGCAAAAAAGATATTAAGCTACTTCGCCAAAGTTTCTGAAAAAGCCGGGATAGATGTCTATGCCATAGGAGCCATTACCATCAGTAGCATTAATTACCTCGCCCTCCACTCCAAAACCAACGATACCTTTGGCAGTATCCATCTCAATACCGAAGAGGGAAAGAAAAGGATAGAAAAAGGTATAATTGACTTAATGGAACTGGTATTTGACAAAATAGAATCGGTGAATAAAGAGAAATAA
- a CDS encoding T9SS type A sorting domain-containing protein, with protein MTTRKKIFGYRMKAVGMTTLMLIALFFNSFAGEALVKAAKKSVDTEQVAQAIDTSAKLDFKMYPNPSRGEHINLDIEGIKSAAVEITLYNTIGKVIFHTTLEPVGLPQQTLSISPNNRLTPGLYFLSVSSKNEKLAKKLVVQE; from the coding sequence ATGACTACTAGAAAAAAAATATTTGGATATCGCATGAAAGCAGTGGGAATGACCACTTTGATGCTTATAGCGTTATTCTTCAACTCATTTGCTGGTGAAGCGCTGGTAAAAGCAGCAAAGAAATCTGTGGATACTGAACAAGTTGCCCAGGCAATAGATACGAGTGCAAAGCTTGATTTTAAAATGTATCCGAACCCATCGAGGGGAGAGCATATTAACTTGGATATAGAGGGTATCAAATCTGCTGCAGTAGAGATCACTCTTTACAATACCATCGGGAAAGTTATTTTCCATACAACATTGGAGCCTGTAGGGTTGCCCCAACAAACGTTGAGCATTAGCCCAAATAATAGACTGACACCAGGGTTGTATTTCCTGTCAGTTTCGTCTAAGAATGAAAAATTGGCTAAGAAGCTGGTGGTTCAAGAATAA
- a CDS encoding IS1 family transposase, with amino-acid sequence MCEITTKVHCPHYHRANVVKNGKSRAGIQRFMCRGCGKHFQHGYLYWGASPLVKRLATRMLGRCNGIRDCAEILHISKQCVSNCLSGMFQDTDPPDVSGRHQKVRIDEFWTYVGRKKNKRWLLYAYGPGSKQILTWQWGKRDTGTARSLYGRLENADIDWFCTDDWKAFAKVLPYTKHLIGKSFTKDIEGVNTSLGARNKRTVRRTTCFSKKNMFHEMAMKMVILNRNHTHQIL; translated from the coding sequence ATGTGCGAAATTACAACAAAAGTCCATTGTCCCCATTACCATAGGGCCAATGTAGTAAAAAATGGCAAATCCCGTGCAGGTATCCAACGGTTCATGTGCAGGGGCTGTGGCAAGCACTTCCAGCATGGATACCTTTATTGGGGCGCAAGCCCCCTTGTCAAACGGTTGGCAACAAGGATGTTGGGCAGGTGCAACGGTATCAGGGACTGTGCCGAGATATTGCATATCAGCAAGCAATGTGTGTCGAACTGCTTGTCGGGCATGTTCCAGGACACCGACCCGCCCGATGTGTCGGGGCGCCACCAGAAGGTGCGGATAGACGAGTTTTGGACATATGTGGGCAGAAAGAAAAATAAACGCTGGCTGTTATATGCCTATGGCCCGGGCAGTAAGCAGATATTGACATGGCAGTGGGGGAAAAGGGACACGGGGACGGCAAGGTCGCTCTATGGGCGGTTGGAAAATGCCGACATCGATTGGTTCTGTACCGATGACTGGAAAGCGTTCGCCAAGGTATTGCCCTATACTAAGCACCTGATAGGCAAAAGCTTCACCAAGGATATCGAAGGGGTCAACACGTCTTTAGGGGCAAGGAACAAAAGAACCGTCAGGAGGACGACATGTTTTTCAAAGAAAAACATGTTCCATGAGATGGCAATGAAAATGGTTATATTGAACAGAAACCATACCCATCAGATCTTGTAG
- a CDS encoding class I SAM-dependent methyltransferase, producing MSEVKNAEWFAKWFNSPYYHILYRHRDIGEAKLFIDNLSSYLEIQPNSRVLDIACGKGRHSLYLNEKGFRVDGIDLSEENIRFAQQFENEHLHFAQHDMRMPYKYNVFDFSLNLFTSFGYFSSKLEDLAVLSAARFGLKEEGKLVIDFFNTSKVVERLRPSEEVHIDGIDFQITREHSDGFIWKNITINDHKKEKEFFFQERVRAFSQEDFMGYFELTELECIDILGNYKLNSYDEGKSNRMIFILKPR from the coding sequence ATGAGTGAAGTCAAAAATGCAGAATGGTTTGCCAAGTGGTTCAACTCTCCCTATTATCATATTTTATATAGGCACAGGGATATCGGCGAGGCAAAATTATTCATTGATAATTTATCTTCTTATTTAGAAATACAGCCAAACAGTAGGGTACTGGACATAGCCTGTGGAAAAGGTCGTCATTCGCTTTACCTTAATGAAAAAGGGTTTAGGGTAGATGGGATCGACCTTTCGGAGGAAAATATCCGATTTGCCCAGCAATTTGAAAACGAACATTTGCACTTTGCTCAACACGACATGCGAATGCCCTACAAGTACAATGTGTTCGATTTTTCTCTCAACCTTTTCACCAGCTTCGGATATTTTTCTTCCAAACTGGAAGACCTGGCCGTGCTGAGTGCTGCCCGTTTCGGTCTCAAAGAAGAGGGAAAGCTCGTTATTGACTTTTTTAACACGAGCAAGGTGGTAGAAAGGCTTCGTCCTTCTGAAGAAGTCCATATAGATGGGATTGATTTTCAAATCACACGGGAACATTCCGATGGTTTTATTTGGAAAAACATCACCATCAACGACCACAAAAAGGAAAAAGAGTTTTTTTTCCAAGAAAGGGTACGGGCCTTCAGCCAAGAAGATTTTATGGGCTATTTCGAACTTACCGAGCTAGAATGTATAGACATCTTGGGCAACTACAAGCTAAACAGCTACGATGAAGGGAAATCGAACCGGATGATTTTTATACTGAAGCCTCGTTAG
- the mog gene encoding molybdopterin adenylyltransferase, with protein sequence MKKKIRIGIINVSDRASKGIYEDIPGKAIVETLNEYLVSEWEKEYKVIPDEADQLSQAMIEMADEKGCCLIITSGGTGPAKRDVTPEATEAVCQKMMPGFGELMRQVSLQYVPTAILSRQTAGIRNNTLIINLPGKPKAIRQCLDAVFPAVPYCIDLIEGPYLVCNEEIIKPFRPKQS encoded by the coding sequence ATGAAAAAGAAGATAAGAATAGGAATTATAAACGTGTCTGACAGGGCTAGCAAAGGGATTTATGAAGATATTCCGGGAAAGGCGATCGTTGAAACACTTAATGAATATTTGGTTTCCGAGTGGGAAAAAGAATATAAAGTGATTCCCGATGAAGCAGACCAACTTTCTCAAGCGATGATAGAAATGGCGGATGAAAAAGGTTGCTGCCTCATTATTACTTCAGGAGGAACAGGGCCTGCAAAGCGTGATGTGACCCCAGAAGCGACTGAGGCTGTTTGCCAAAAAATGATGCCAGGCTTTGGAGAGCTAATGCGCCAAGTAAGCTTGCAATACGTACCTACAGCTATTCTTTCGAGGCAAACGGCTGGGATCAGAAACAATACGCTTATTATCAATTTGCCCGGTAAGCCCAAAGCTATCCGTCAATGTTTGGATGCGGTTTTTCCTGCTGTCCCTTATTGCATCGACCTCATTGAAGGGCCTTATTTGGTGTGCAACGAAGAAATAATCAAGCCTTTCAGACCCAAACAATCATGA
- a CDS encoding alanine dehydrogenase, translating to MSKKKVDFSNIAAEYYQYHPQEVLLKTPNKNKNAQKIGIPKELSRLEKRIALRPEAVSVLVNNGFEVVVESGAGLASKYTDPEFSEAGAKIVTSAKEAFESDLVLKIAPPTLEEIGYMKKGKTVISALQLGVISDEYFKALNKKDITSLAFELIEDKVGGLPLVRAMSEIAGSTVMLIAAEYLSCANDGKGIILGGITGVAPTKVVIIGAGTVAEYAARTAMGLGAEVKIFDNHIYKLRRLKEQVGHNNIYTSTIDTGSLHEALIRADVAIGAIRPERGRTPQIVSEETVADMKKDSVIIDVSIDQGGCFETSDVTNHMKPIFRKHGVIHYCVPNIASRVARTATAAVSNIFTPLLLQLGKLDGVDEMIFNHKWFAKGVYTYKGGTTSKYMADKFGLPYKNLDLIIAASI from the coding sequence ATGAGCAAGAAAAAAGTTGACTTTAGCAATATTGCAGCCGAATATTACCAATACCACCCACAGGAGGTCTTGCTGAAAACACCGAACAAAAATAAAAATGCCCAAAAGATCGGTATTCCCAAAGAGCTTTCGAGGTTGGAGAAACGGATAGCGCTACGCCCCGAAGCAGTATCTGTGTTGGTGAACAATGGCTTTGAGGTGGTGGTAGAGTCTGGGGCAGGTTTGGCTTCCAAGTATACCGACCCAGAGTTCAGCGAGGCGGGAGCAAAAATAGTCACTTCGGCAAAAGAGGCATTTGAAAGCGATCTGGTGCTAAAAATTGCTCCGCCCACTCTAGAAGAAATAGGGTATATGAAGAAGGGGAAAACGGTTATTTCTGCACTTCAGCTAGGCGTTATCAGCGATGAATATTTTAAAGCGCTCAATAAAAAAGATATTACTTCCCTAGCCTTCGAGCTAATTGAAGATAAAGTTGGTGGTTTGCCCTTGGTAAGGGCTATGAGCGAGATAGCAGGCAGTACGGTAATGTTAATAGCCGCTGAATACCTGAGCTGCGCTAACGATGGGAAAGGGATTATTTTGGGCGGAATTACGGGTGTAGCACCCACCAAAGTAGTGATTATAGGAGCTGGAACGGTAGCGGAATATGCGGCGAGAACGGCGATGGGACTTGGGGCAGAGGTGAAGATTTTCGATAATCATATCTATAAGCTTCGAAGATTAAAGGAACAAGTAGGGCATAATAATATTTACACATCTACCATAGATACAGGATCGTTGCATGAAGCATTAATTCGGGCTGATGTGGCAATTGGTGCCATTCGCCCAGAAAGAGGCCGTACTCCGCAAATAGTGAGCGAGGAAACTGTAGCTGATATGAAAAAAGATTCGGTGATTATTGATGTGAGCATTGACCAAGGAGGGTGTTTTGAAACTTCGGATGTGACCAACCACATGAAACCGATTTTCCGTAAGCATGGGGTGATTCATTATTGTGTTCCTAATATTGCCTCGCGGGTGGCAAGAACGGCTACGGCGGCGGTCAGTAATATTTTCACTCCACTTTTGCTCCAACTTGGCAAGCTTGACGGAGTAGACGAGATGATTTTTAACCATAAATGGTTTGCCAAAGGGGTTTATACCTACAAAGGCGGAACAACTAGCAAGTACATGGCTGATAAGTTTGGGTTGCCTTACAAGAATCTCGACCTTATAATAGCGGCGAGTATTTAA
- the tsaE gene encoding tRNA (adenosine(37)-N6)-threonylcarbamoyltransferase complex ATPase subunit type 1 TsaE, with protein MGKEEILSIDQFSLEEIQGVARRLLDFGKERNIWIFDGEMGAGKTTLTKSICQEFGVVDLVSSPTFSIVNEYETLEGQVCYHFDFYRLKSPEEALDIGVEEYFDSGELCLIEWPSKIEGLIPEDHLEISLTTTSNTSRALKATIR; from the coding sequence ATGGGAAAAGAAGAAATTCTGAGTATAGATCAGTTTTCTTTAGAAGAAATACAAGGAGTGGCACGGCGCTTACTCGATTTTGGAAAAGAACGGAATATCTGGATTTTTGATGGAGAAATGGGGGCAGGGAAAACTACTTTGACCAAAAGTATTTGCCAAGAGTTCGGTGTGGTAGATCTGGTGAGCAGCCCTACATTTTCTATAGTAAATGAATACGAAACACTTGAGGGGCAAGTCTGTTATCATTTTGATTTTTACAGGTTGAAATCTCCCGAAGAGGCACTCGACATAGGTGTGGAGGAATATTTTGATTCAGGTGAGCTTTGCCTCATCGAGTGGCCATCAAAAATTGAAGGCCTAATTCCCGAAGACCATTTGGAAATTTCTTTAACTACGACATCTAACACAAGCAGGGCACTTAAAGCAACAATACGATGA
- the recQ gene encoding DNA helicase RecQ, with protein MLVTGNVGSLKDKLKEVFGYDNFRGNQEEIIQNVLDGNNTFVIMPTGAGKSLCYQLPALMLEGTAVVISPLIALMKNQVDQLNALGITAYFLNSSLSKSESNKVKRELLEGNVKLLYVAPESLTKEATIELLKKTKLSFVAIDEAHCISEWGHDFRPEYRRIKSIIEDIQNLPLIALTATATPKVRADIQKNLKIEVAKVFLSSFHRKNLFYEVMPKVQGRKQLIKFVQQFKGKCGIVYCLSRKKVEQIAELLKVNGVNALPYHAGMDSAIRMKNQDAFLNEDVEVIVATIAFGMGIDKPDVRFVVHYDAPKSIEGYYQETGRAGRDGIESHCLMFYSEKDISKLEKFNKDKTVTERENSLHLLREVTHYSKSAVCRQRQLLYYFGEYLEEDCGYCDNCKRERDSFAGQELVTTAMQTVKLTEERFDMNHLVDVVRGVENQYVKSYGHDKLPVFGKGKNETEEYWMSIFRQVMLMNMLVKDIDDITIMKITEKGKKFLENPHSVLLYKLHDFEADITDDEDEISSAAQHQASDPVLFDMLKALRKEIAKRKNLPPYVIFQDPSLEEMATMYPCSENDLAQINGVGQGKVRKFGKEFIALISKYVADNDIETASDVVVKSTVNKSKTKIFIITQIDRMIDLDEIAESKGTDLSELLDEIEHICYSGTKLNLDYYIDQMMDEDRQDEVFQYFMEAESDSIQEALDELGDEDYSEEELRLMRIKFLSEMSM; from the coding sequence ATGCTAGTAACAGGAAATGTTGGAAGCTTAAAAGACAAGCTTAAAGAGGTATTTGGTTATGATAACTTTAGGGGAAACCAAGAAGAGATCATCCAAAATGTATTAGATGGGAATAATACATTCGTGATAATGCCTACAGGGGCGGGAAAATCTTTGTGTTATCAGTTACCGGCACTGATGCTGGAAGGAACGGCTGTGGTCATCTCCCCACTTATCGCCCTAATGAAAAATCAAGTGGATCAGCTGAATGCTTTGGGCATTACGGCGTATTTCCTCAACTCGTCACTTTCCAAGTCGGAATCGAACAAAGTTAAAAGAGAGCTGCTAGAAGGAAACGTAAAGCTCCTTTACGTAGCACCAGAGTCTCTTACCAAAGAGGCTACAATAGAGTTGCTCAAAAAAACCAAGCTTTCGTTCGTAGCAATTGATGAAGCACACTGTATCTCTGAATGGGGGCACGATTTCCGTCCTGAGTACAGAAGGATAAAATCCATCATTGAAGATATCCAAAATCTTCCTCTGATAGCCCTCACCGCTACTGCTACCCCGAAGGTAAGAGCCGATATACAGAAAAACCTCAAGATAGAAGTTGCAAAAGTTTTCCTTTCGTCCTTCCATAGAAAAAATCTTTTTTATGAGGTAATGCCCAAGGTTCAAGGAAGAAAACAGCTCATAAAATTTGTGCAGCAGTTTAAAGGGAAATGTGGGATTGTTTACTGTTTGAGTAGGAAAAAGGTAGAACAAATTGCCGAGTTGCTCAAGGTAAACGGAGTGAATGCCCTGCCCTACCATGCGGGTATGGATTCTGCCATTCGGATGAAAAACCAAGATGCTTTCCTCAATGAAGATGTAGAGGTAATCGTAGCTACCATCGCTTTTGGGATGGGAATCGACAAACCCGACGTGAGGTTTGTAGTTCACTACGATGCTCCAAAATCTATAGAAGGCTATTACCAAGAAACTGGCAGAGCTGGGAGAGATGGCATAGAAAGCCACTGCCTCATGTTCTACAGCGAAAAGGACATTAGCAAACTAGAAAAATTCAATAAAGATAAAACCGTAACCGAGCGAGAAAATTCCCTGCACTTGCTCAGAGAAGTTACCCATTATTCAAAGTCTGCGGTATGTAGGCAACGACAATTACTTTATTACTTTGGAGAATATTTGGAAGAGGACTGCGGCTACTGCGACAACTGCAAGCGTGAAAGAGACTCTTTTGCTGGGCAAGAATTAGTAACCACGGCCATGCAAACCGTGAAGCTGACTGAAGAGCGCTTCGACATGAATCATTTGGTGGATGTAGTAAGAGGAGTTGAAAATCAATATGTAAAAAGCTACGGGCATGATAAGCTTCCTGTGTTCGGAAAAGGTAAAAATGAGACCGAAGAATATTGGATGTCTATTTTCCGACAGGTGATGCTCATGAATATGCTGGTGAAAGATATCGACGATATCACCATCATGAAGATCACCGAAAAGGGAAAAAAATTTCTAGAAAACCCTCATTCGGTCTTGCTCTACAAGCTTCACGATTTTGAAGCAGATATAACCGACGACGAAGACGAAATATCAAGCGCAGCACAACACCAAGCTTCAGATCCTGTGCTTTTTGATATGCTAAAAGCACTTCGTAAAGAAATAGCAAAAAGAAAAAACTTGCCTCCTTATGTAATCTTCCAAGACCCTTCTCTGGAAGAGATGGCAACCATGTACCCTTGCAGCGAAAATGACCTTGCGCAAATAAATGGCGTGGGGCAAGGCAAGGTAAGGAAGTTTGGAAAAGAGTTTATCGCCCTCATCTCAAAGTATGTTGCCGATAACGACATTGAAACGGCATCAGATGTTGTGGTAAAATCAACGGTGAACAAATCAAAGACTAAGATTTTCATCATCACCCAAATTGACAGAATGATCGATTTGGATGAAATAGCAGAGAGCAAAGGAACTGACCTTAGTGAATTACTAGATGAAATTGAACATATTTGTTACTCAGGCACAAAGCTCAACCTCGATTATTACATAGACCAAATGATGGATGAGGATAGACAAGATGAAGTTTTCCAATATTTTATGGAAGCGGAATCTGATAGCATACAAGAAGCGCTAGACGAACTTGGGGATGAGGATTACTCGGAAGAAGAATTACGCCTGATGCGAATTAAATTCTTGTCTGAAATGTCGATGTAG